A section of the Euwallacea fornicatus isolate EFF26 chromosome 24, ASM4011564v1, whole genome shotgun sequence genome encodes:
- the LOC136346786 gene encoding uncharacterized protein yields the protein MYKLLPLVSVYASVLPTIPVELWCLILRMLDGDPVLKKNVKDAAKKERQEIMNQLMKPGMSATVTREERARLFGSNIRKKVKISKCPSIIEAARVGIVATRRGLKAEKMTKPSRYAPYRI from the exons ATGTATAAATTATTGCCATTAGTAAGTGTTTATGCCAGTGTCCTCCCAACAATTCCAGTTGAACTATGGTGCCTAATATTGAGGATGTTAGATG GAGATCCAGTTTTAAAGAAGAACGTCAAGGATGCTGCGAAGAAGGAACGGCAGGAAATTATGAACCAACTGATGAAACCAGGAATGTCCGCTACGGTGACCCGAGAAGAACGTGCCAGACTATTCGGATctaatattagaaaaaaagtgaaaatttcaaaatgtccgTCGATCATTGAAGCTGCGCGAGTTGGCATAGTGGCAACCAGACGAGGATTAAAAGctgaaaaaatgactaaacCATCCAGGTATGCTCCTtatagaatttaa